Proteins co-encoded in one Brassica oleracea var. oleracea cultivar TO1000 chromosome C4, BOL, whole genome shotgun sequence genomic window:
- the LOC106339306 gene encoding dof zinc finger protein DOF2.5 isoform X2: protein MMNIKPMDQIMIPNNNNTHQSTTTSSARPSTILTPNGVSAAGATVSSVSNNNNNTAVVVERKARPQEKLNCPRCNSTNTKFCYYNNYSLTQPRYFCKGCRRYWTEGGTLRNVPVGGSSRKNKRLSSSSSSSNILQTTPSSLGLTTTLPDLNPPILFSNQIPNKSIGSSQDLNLLSFPVMQDQHHRVHMSQFLHMPKMEGNGNITHQQPSSSSSLYGSSPVSALELLRRGVSVSPNSVMPSGPMMDSSNNVMYTSSGFPTMVDYKPSNLSFSTDHHQGTGHNNHNRSDDANHQGRVLFPFGDQMKERSSSITQEVDHDDNQQQNSHGNNNNNNNNNNIASIPNNGYWSGMFSTTGGGSSW from the coding sequence ATGATGAACATTAAACCAATGGACCAAATCATGATTCCTAATAACAACAACACACATCAATCAACCACCACCTCCAGTGCAAGGCCAAGCACCATTCTCACACCTAACGGCGTCTCAGCCGCTGGAGCCACCGTCTCTAGCGTAAGCAACAACAACAACAATACCGCGGTCGTGGTAGAGAGGAAAGCAAGACCACAAGAGAAACTAAATTGTCCAAGATGTAACTCAACCAACACAAAGTTTTGTTACTACAACAACTATAGTCTAACACAACCAAGATACTTCTGCAAAGGTTGTCGAAGGTATTGGACCGAAGGTGGAACTCTTAGGAATGTCCCTGTCGGGGGAAGCTCAAGAAAGAACAAGAGATTATCTTCTTCTTCTTCTTCATCAAACATCCTTCAGACAACACCATCTTCACTTGGTTTGACTACAACACTTCCAGATCTAAACCCACCAATTCTCTTCTCAAACCAAATCCCCAATAAATCAATAGGGTCATCACAGGATCTCAACTTGTTGTCTTTCCCGGTCATGCAAGATCAGCATCATCGTGTTCACATGTCTCAGTTTCTTCACATGCCTAAGATGGAAGGAAATGGCAACATAACTCATCAGCAGCCTTCATCATCATCCTCTCTCTATGGTTCTTCTCCTGTTTCAGCTCTTGAGCTTTTAAGAAGAGGAGTTAGTGTTTCTCCAAACTCAGTTATGCCTTCTGGTCCAATGATGGATTCATCAAACAATGTGATGTACACTTCCTCAGGATTTCCAACAATGGTGGATTACAAGCCAAGTAATCTCTCTTTCTCTACTGATCATCATCAAGGGACTGGACACAACAACCACAATAGGTCAGATGATGCTAATCATCAAGGTAGGGTTTTGTTTCCATTTGGGGATCAAATGAAGGAGCGTTCATCAAGCATAACACAAGAAGTTGATCATGATGATAATCAACAACAGAACAGTCATGGTAACAATAATAATAATAATAATAATAATAATATTGCTTCAATCCCTAATAATGGATACTGGAGTGGGATGTTCAGTACTACAGGAGGAGGTTCTTCATGGTGA
- the LOC106342406 gene encoding mitochondrial chaperone BCS1, producing the protein MGRILWLLGVGIVLFLVRIVLFKTGLIHMVKKWRRKIVDLFHVNQHYKVPEFNGIQENHLYRKVYTYLNSLSSIEDSDFTNLFTGKKSNEIVLRLDRNQVVGDEFLGARVCWTNGEDEEDGAKSFVLKIRKADKRRILGPYLQHIHTVSDELEQRSTELKRLFINVVNGRWRSIPFNHPCTFDNIAMETDLKNKVKSDLESFLKGKQYYNRLGRVWKRSYLLYGPSGTGKSSFVAAIANFLDYDVYDMDLSKVADDSDLKMLLLQTRGKSVIVIEDLDRFVKSTAVSVSGILNFTDSILTSCAADERIMVFTMTGKENIDPAVLRPGRVDVHIHFPLCDFTAFKTLANSYLGVKEHKLFPQVEGIFQNGATLSPAEIGELMIANRSSPTRALKYVINALQTDGDRRGNARRSFLESGSRRSEDASSEMSGPLCGGGGGGSSPGVKEFRKLYGLLRIKSSRKSESYDAARD; encoded by the coding sequence ATGGGGAGGATTCTATGGCTGCTTGGTGTGGGGATCGTTCTGTTCTTGGTTAGGATCGTGTTATTCAAAACCGGTTTGATTCACATGGTTAAGAAATGGAGGAGGAAGATCGTCGACCTCTTTCACGTTAACCAGCACTACAAGGTTCCGGAATTCAACGGAATTCAAGAGAATCATCTCTACAGGAAAGTGTACACGTATCTGAACTCGTTAAGCTCCATCGAGGATTCCGATTTCACGAACCTCTTCACCGGGAAAAAGTCAAACGAGATCGTCCTCCGCTTGGATCGAAACCAGGTCGTTGGAGACGAGTTCCTCGGCGCTAGAGTTTGTTGGACCAACGGAGAGGACGAAGAAGACGGAGCCAAGAGTTTCGTTTTGAAGATACGCAAAGCCGATAAACGGAGAATCCTCGGCCCCTATCTTCAGCATATACACACGGTCTCCGACGAGCTTGAACAGAGAAGCACGGAGCTGAAGAGGCTGTTCATCAACGTCGTCAACGGACGGTGGAGATCGATTCCGTTTAATCACCCTTGCACGTTCGACAACATCGCAATGGAAACTGATCTGAAGAACAAAGTCAAATCCGATCTCGAATCGTTCCTCAAAGGGAAACAGTATTACAACCGCCTCGGCCGCGTTTGGAAACGGAGTTACCTCTTGTACGGACCTTCCGGCACCGGAAAATCAAGCTTTGTTGCGGCGATAGCGAATTTTCTGGACTACGATGTTTACGATATGGATCTCTCCAAGGTAGCGGACGACTCGGATCTCAAGATGCTTCTGTTACAGACGAGGGGCAAGTCAGTGATCGTGATCGAGGATCTCGATCGGTTCGTTAAATCGACGGCTGTGAGCGTTTCGGGGATTTTGAATTTCACCGATAGTATTCTCACCTCTTGCGCAGCGGATGAACGGATCATGGTGTTCACTATGACGGGGAAAGAAAATATCGACCCGGCTGTGCTTCGGCCCGGTCGGGTCGACGTTCACATCCACTTTCCGTTATGCGACTTCACGGCGTTTAAAACGTTGGCCAACAGCTACTTGGGGGTGAAGGAGCACAAGCTTTTCCCTCAGGTGGAAGGGATTTTTCAAAACGGCGCGACTCTGAGCCCCGCCGAGATCGGAGAGCTGATGATCGCGAATCGCAGCTCGCCGACTCGCGCGCTCAAGTACGTCATCAACGCTCTGCAGACGGACGGTGATCGGAGAGGAAATGCGCGGCGTTCGTTTCTCGAAAGCGGCTCGAGGAGATCGGAGGATGCTTCCAGCGAGATGAGCGGTCCTCTTTGCGGTGGAGGCGGAGGAGGAAGCTCGCCGGGGGTGAAGGAGTTCAGGAAGCTGTATGGGTTGTTGAGAATCAAGAGTAGTAGAAAGTCTGAGTCGTACGATGCGGCTAGGGATTAA
- the LOC106342407 gene encoding serine/arginine-rich splicing factor RS31 has protein sequence MRPVFVGNFEYETRQSELERLFSKYGRVERVDMKSGYAFVYFEDERDAEDAIRGIDNIPFGYEKRRLSVEWAKGERGKPHGKAASNQRPTKTLFVINFDPIHTKERDIERHFEPYAKVLNVRIRRNFAFVQFATQEDATKALESTQNSKLMDRVVSIEYALRDDDERDDRYAASPRRRSPSPVYRRRPSPDYGRPRSPEYDRYKGPDAYERRRSPDYGRRSPEYGGARSPGYDRYRSRSPVYRGRG, from the exons ATGAGGCCGGTGTTCGTCGGGAACTTCGAGTACGAGACTCGCCAATCGGAGCTGGAACGGTTGTTCAGCAAGTACGGGAGAGTGGAGCGCGTTGACATGAAGTCTG GTTATGCTTTTGTGTATTTTGAGGATGAGCGTGATGCTGAGGATGCTATCCGTGGGATTGACAATATCCCTTTTGGCTATGAGAAACGCAGGCTCTCTGTCGAATGGGCTAAG GGTGAACGTGGGAAGCCTCATGGAAAGGCAGCCTCGAACCAGAGGCCTACAAAGACACTATTTGTCATCAACTTCGACCCTATCCACACCAAAGAGCGTGATATCGAGAGGCACTTTGAACCCTATGCTAAAGTTCTCAACGTCCGCATTAGGCGCAATTTCGCATTCGTTCAATTTGCAACTCAGGAAGATGCAACCAAGGCCCTTGAATCTACACAAAACAG CAAGTTAATGGACAGGGTTGTATCCATTGAGTATGCTTTGAGGGATGATGATGAAAGAGATGATAGATACGCTGCTAGTCCGAGAAGGAGATCCCCTAGTCCAGTGTACAGGAGGCGTCCCAGTCCTGATTACGGCCGTCCTCGCAGTCCTGAGTATGACAGGTACAAGGGTCCAGATGCTTACGAAAGGCGTAGGAGCCCAGATTATGGCCGTCGCAGTCCGGAATACGGTGGAGCTAGGAGCCCCGGTTATGACAGATACAGAAG CCGGTCTCCTGTATACAGAGGAAGAGGTTGA
- the LOC106337153 gene encoding formin-like protein 3 has translation MSNVRPWFRLSSIARPTSQASSDPPPPPQPRQTTRRPVVVRTPARQPSPPRQQQPPSPPRQRPPPPRQQTPPSPPRQRTSLPRQRTPPPPPPQERSPYHSPPSRHMSPPTPPKAASPSPPPPPPRWSYTPPPPSLKEVQEALPPRKPTSPPSPAHSTRSVKPESETSRKAPSPRVLSPYSLPPPQLHSERETTQKNILTAEKTNQLQEPNHHNHNPNHNHQGNNTKKTPRQPSYSESENIMRSRVITVAGENKGAVMEILRSPSDNKTGGAGTHPSTGFHGTGEKGRRLQSSSSSGSDEGEGKKKATKNHNANNSNLPMKAFINSNVQMINSSIVYNSTATHHDPGVHLKISRKPDSGNGFHVKDYTYGKNGGGYTN, from the coding sequence ATGTCTAACGTTCGTCCATGGTTCCGTCTCTCTAGCATCGCTAGGCCTACATCACAAGCCTCAAGCGACCCACCTCCTCCTCCTCAACCCCGACAAACCACTCGCCGTCCGGTCGTGGTCAGAACGCCGGCAAGACAACCGTCACCTCCACGTCAGCAACAACCTCCTTCTCCTCCACGTCAGCGTCCTCCCCCTCCACGTCAGCAAACACCTCCTTCACCTCCACGTCAGCGTACTTCCCTTCCACGTCAGCGAACACCTCCACCTCCACCTCCTCAAGAGCGGTCTCCATATCATTCACCGCCGAGCCGCCACATGTCACCACCGACCCCACCAAAGGCTGCGTCTCCATCGCCGCCACCACCACCACCCAGGTGGTCATACACGCCGCCGCCACCATCTCTCAAAGAGGTTCAAGAAGCCTTACCACCGCGAAAGCCAACTTCACCACCGAGTCCAGCTCATTCGACTCGGTCAGTAAAACCTGAATCAGAGACTTCTCGGAAAGCGCCATCACCGAGAGTACTCTCTCCTTACTCTCTCCCACCTCCTCAGTTACATTCCGAACGTGAAACAACTCAGAAAAACATTCTCACAGCCGAGAAAACAAACCAACTCCAAGAACCAAACCATCATAACCACAACCCTAATCATAATCATCAAGGCAACAACACCAAGAAGACTCCACGTCAGCCATCTTATTCCGAATCCGAAAACATAATGCGCTCTCGAGTCATCACCGTTGCAGGTGAAAACAAAGGTGCTGTAATGGAGATCCTACGTTCTCCTTCAGATAACAAAACCGGGGGAGCAGGAACACATCCCTCTACGGGTTTTCACGGCACTGGAGAGAAGGGACGGCGACTTCAGAGCAGCAGCAGCAGCGGCAGTGATGAAGGAGAAGGGAAGAAGAAAGCGACGAAGAACCATAATGCTAATAATAGTAATCTTCCGATGAAAGCATTTATAAACAGTAACGTCCAGATGATTAACAGCTCTATCGTTTACAACTCGACGGCGACTCATCACGATCCTGGCGTTCATCTTAAAATCTCTAGGAAACCTGACTCCGGCAATGGTTTCCACGTCAAGGACTACACGTACGGTAAAAATGGCGGTGGATACACCAACTAA
- the LOC106342408 gene encoding LOW QUALITY PROTEIN: calcium-binding protein KIC (The sequence of the model RefSeq protein was modified relative to this genomic sequence to represent the inferred CDS: inserted 2 bases in 1 codon), which yields MEPPSKKSFVLEPSMETKYEDMLPIMAEKLDVDEFVSELCKCFSLLADPGRDLITAESLRRSSGILGIEGMSKEDAESMVREGDLDGDGALNQTEFCVLMVRLSPEMMKDAXTWLEKATSQEL from the exons ATGGAACCACCAAGCAAGAAATCTTTTGTACTAGAACCTAGTATGGAGACCAAATACGAAGATATGCTACCGATTATGGCGGAGAAGTTAGACGTTGATGAGTTTGTATCAGAGCTATGCAAATGTTTCAGTTTGCTAGCGGATCCAGGGAGGGATCTGATCACCGCTGAGAGTCTCAGGAGGAGCTCAGGGATACTTGGGATTGAAGGGATGAGCAAGGAAGATGCAGAATCAATGGTTAGAGAAGGAGACCTCGACGGAGATGGAGCTCTTAACCAAACCGAGTTCTGTGTTCTCATGGTTCGGTTAAGTCCCGAGATGATGAAAGATGC GACTTGGCTGGAGAAAGCAACCAGCCAAGAACTCTGA
- the LOC106339306 gene encoding dof zinc finger protein DOF2.5 isoform X1, giving the protein MDATKWTQGFQEMMNIKPMDQIMIPNNNNTHQSTTTSSARPSTILTPNGVSAAGATVSSVSNNNNNTAVVVERKARPQEKLNCPRCNSTNTKFCYYNNYSLTQPRYFCKGCRRYWTEGGTLRNVPVGGSSRKNKRLSSSSSSSNILQTTPSSLGLTTTLPDLNPPILFSNQIPNKSIGSSQDLNLLSFPVMQDQHHRVHMSQFLHMPKMEGNGNITHQQPSSSSSLYGSSPVSALELLRRGVSVSPNSVMPSGPMMDSSNNVMYTSSGFPTMVDYKPSNLSFSTDHHQGTGHNNHNRSDDANHQGRVLFPFGDQMKERSSSITQEVDHDDNQQQNSHGNNNNNNNNNNIASIPNNGYWSGMFSTTGGGSSW; this is encoded by the exons ATGGACGCTACGAAGTGGACACAG GGCTTTCAAGAAATGATGAACATTAAACCAATGGACCAAATCATGATTCCTAATAACAACAACACACATCAATCAACCACCACCTCCAGTGCAAGGCCAAGCACCATTCTCACACCTAACGGCGTCTCAGCCGCTGGAGCCACCGTCTCTAGCGTAAGCAACAACAACAACAATACCGCGGTCGTGGTAGAGAGGAAAGCAAGACCACAAGAGAAACTAAATTGTCCAAGATGTAACTCAACCAACACAAAGTTTTGTTACTACAACAACTATAGTCTAACACAACCAAGATACTTCTGCAAAGGTTGTCGAAGGTATTGGACCGAAGGTGGAACTCTTAGGAATGTCCCTGTCGGGGGAAGCTCAAGAAAGAACAAGAGATTATCTTCTTCTTCTTCTTCATCAAACATCCTTCAGACAACACCATCTTCACTTGGTTTGACTACAACACTTCCAGATCTAAACCCACCAATTCTCTTCTCAAACCAAATCCCCAATAAATCAATAGGGTCATCACAGGATCTCAACTTGTTGTCTTTCCCGGTCATGCAAGATCAGCATCATCGTGTTCACATGTCTCAGTTTCTTCACATGCCTAAGATGGAAGGAAATGGCAACATAACTCATCAGCAGCCTTCATCATCATCCTCTCTCTATGGTTCTTCTCCTGTTTCAGCTCTTGAGCTTTTAAGAAGAGGAGTTAGTGTTTCTCCAAACTCAGTTATGCCTTCTGGTCCAATGATGGATTCATCAAACAATGTGATGTACACTTCCTCAGGATTTCCAACAATGGTGGATTACAAGCCAAGTAATCTCTCTTTCTCTACTGATCATCATCAAGGGACTGGACACAACAACCACAATAGGTCAGATGATGCTAATCATCAAGGTAGGGTTTTGTTTCCATTTGGGGATCAAATGAAGGAGCGTTCATCAAGCATAACACAAGAAGTTGATCATGATGATAATCAACAACAGAACAGTCATGGTAACAATAATAATAATAATAATAATAATAATATTGCTTCAATCCCTAATAATGGATACTGGAGTGGGATGTTCAGTACTACAGGAGGAGGTTCTTCATGGTGA